In a single window of the Buchnera aphidicola (Aphis gossypii) genome:
- the argF gene encoding ornithine carbamoyltransferase, with protein MNYLYQRDFLRLLDFSNIELEKIIMLSEKLKKIKKNNQEIQLLKKKNIALIFEKESTRTRCSFEIAAFDQGAHVTYLGPGSTHLGIKESIEDTARVLSRLYDGIEYRGHSHKVIETLARYSNVPVWNGLTEKFHPTQIIADLLTIKEIFPKKQFFEIKCAYVGDSHNNIANSLLEASAILGIELRLVSPKKCWPEKNILNICQEKAKKNKNKIICTENIKEGVKNVDFIYTDVWVSMGEPEKIWKERIALLKKYQVNKNMLDMTDNSSVKVLHCLPALHDKKNAIVESMLKEHNLQDGVEITDSIFQKNQNIIFEQAENRLHTIKAILISSLVKNITF; from the coding sequence ATGAATTATCTTTACCAACGTGATTTTTTAAGATTATTAGACTTTTCTAATATTGAATTAGAAAAAATTATTATGTTATCTGAAAAACTAAAAAAAATAAAAAAAAATAATCAAGAAATTCAGTTATTGAAAAAAAAAAATATTGCCTTAATTTTTGAAAAAGAATCAACTCGTACAAGATGTTCATTTGAAATTGCTGCATTTGATCAAGGTGCACATGTTACCTATCTTGGACCGGGAAGTACTCATCTTGGTATAAAAGAATCTATTGAAGATACAGCGAGAGTTCTTAGTCGCTTATATGATGGAATTGAATATCGAGGTCATAGTCATAAAGTAATAGAAACTTTAGCAAGATACTCTAATGTCCCTGTATGGAATGGGTTAACTGAAAAATTTCATCCTACACAAATCATAGCAGATTTATTAACAATAAAAGAAATTTTTCCAAAAAAACAATTTTTTGAAATAAAATGCGCATATGTTGGTGATTCACATAATAATATAGCAAATAGCTTGCTAGAAGCTTCAGCTATTTTAGGGATAGAACTACGTTTAGTTTCTCCTAAAAAATGTTGGCCTGAAAAAAATATTTTAAATATATGTCAAGAAAAAGCAAAAAAAAATAAAAACAAAATAATATGTACTGAAAACATAAAAGAAGGTGTGAAAAATGTAGATTTTATTTATACAGATGTTTGGGTTTCTATGGGAGAGCCAGAAAAAATATGGAAAGAAAGAATAGCACTATTAAAAAAATACCAAGTTAATAAAAATATGTTAGATATGACTGATAATTCTTCAGTAAAAGTATTACATTGTCTCCCTGCACTGCATGATAAAAAAAATGCTATAGTTGAATCGATGTTAAAAGAGCATAATTTACAAGACGGAGTAGAAATTACAGATAGTATTTTTCAAAAAAATCAAAATATTATTTTCGAACAAGCAGAAAATAGATTGCATACTATAAAAGCTATTCTCATATCTAGTCTTGTTAAAAATATTACATTTTAA
- the pyrB gene encoding aspartate carbamoyltransferase: protein MRNSLYKKNIISINDLKRDELELVLKKSSILKKKPEPSLLKNKIIASCFFEASTRTRLSFETAIFRLGASTIGFSDDSNISLGKKGESLADTISVISSYVDAIIIRHPQEGSARLATEFSNNIPIFNAGDGANQHPTQTLLDLFTIQETQYRLDDLNIAMVGDLKYGRTVHSLTQALAKYNKNKFFFISPDALTMPNYINDMLLEKEISWTRCQNIEEVISEIDILYMTRVQKERLESTEYANAKSKFILNTKILKNARSNLKILHPLPRVDEIDYDVDHTPYAWYFKQAANGIYARQAILSLVLIENHF, encoded by the coding sequence TTGAGAAACTCTCTATATAAAAAAAATATAATTTCAATAAATGATCTTAAACGTGATGAACTAGAATTAGTTTTAAAAAAATCTTCTATTTTAAAAAAAAAACCTGAACCCAGTTTACTAAAAAATAAAATTATTGCTAGTTGCTTTTTTGAAGCATCTACTCGTACACGCTTATCTTTTGAAACAGCAATTTTCCGATTAGGTGCTTCAACAATAGGTTTTTCTGATGACAGCAATATATCTTTAGGAAAAAAAGGAGAATCATTAGCAGATACTATCTCAGTAATTAGTTCGTATGTAGATGCCATTATTATTCGACATCCTCAGGAGGGATCAGCTCGTTTAGCTACTGAATTTTCTAATAATATACCAATATTTAACGCTGGAGACGGAGCAAATCAACATCCTACACAAACACTCTTAGATCTATTTACTATTCAAGAAACTCAATATCGACTTGATGATTTAAATATTGCGATGGTAGGTGATTTAAAATACGGAAGAACTGTGCATTCTTTAACACAAGCATTAGCTAAGTATAATAAAAATAAATTTTTTTTTATTTCTCCTGATGCATTAACAATGCCAAATTATATTAACGATATGCTTTTAGAAAAAGAAATTAGTTGGACAAGGTGTCAAAATATAGAGGAAGTTATTTCTGAAATTGATATTCTTTACATGACACGCGTCCAGAAAGAAAGACTTGAATCTACAGAATATGCAAATGCTAAATCAAAGTTTATATTAAATACTAAGATTTTAAAAAATGCACGTAGTAATTTAAAAATATTACACCCTCTACCTCGTGTAGATGAGATCGATTATGATGTTGATCATACACCTTATGCTTGGTATTTTAAACAAGCAGCAAATGGTATTTATGCGCGTCAAGCAATATTATCGTTAGTATTAATAGAAAATCATTTTTAA
- the pyrI gene encoding aspartate carbamoyltransferase regulatory subunit, protein MQINKLQVEAIKCGSVIDHIPSQIGFKLLSLFRFTETEKRITIGLNLPSQKLGRKDIIKIENTFLSADQINQLAIYAPCATVNYIDQYNLVGKIFPKLPKKIDRILICPNSNCITHDNLINSSFIFVKKLDKNMNLKCKYCEKEFSKNIVLS, encoded by the coding sequence ATGCAAATAAATAAACTACAAGTAGAAGCTATAAAATGTGGTAGCGTAATCGATCACATTCCATCTCAAATAGGCTTTAAACTATTATCTTTATTTAGATTTACAGAAACAGAAAAACGCATTACTATTGGTTTAAACTTGCCTTCTCAAAAATTAGGAAGAAAAGATATTATTAAAATTGAAAATACTTTTTTAAGTGCCGATCAAATCAATCAATTAGCTATTTATGCTCCATGTGCTACAGTTAACTATATTGATCAATACAACTTAGTAGGGAAAATATTTCCAAAATTACCTAAAAAAATAGATCGTATTTTAATTTGTCCAAATAGTAATTGTATTACTCATGATAATCTTATTAATTCTAGTTTTATTTTTGTTAAGAAATTAGACAAAAATATGAATTTGAAATGTAAATACTGTGAAAAAGAATTCTCTAAAAATATAGTTTTATCATAG
- a CDS encoding Rid family detoxifying hydrolase: protein MNIINTKNAPQPIGPYSQAIQFDNFLIISGQIPIDVKSGVIPESIDKQTYVTLRNIKHILEKSKYQVKNIVKITIFTTDLNKIQTINKIYENFFLKNKSSFPSRSCIEVKALPKNVKIEIEAMAYR, encoded by the coding sequence ATGAATATTATCAACACAAAAAATGCTCCCCAACCAATTGGTCCATATTCGCAGGCTATACAATTCGACAATTTTTTAATTATATCCGGTCAAATACCTATTGATGTAAAATCCGGAGTTATACCAGAAAGCATTGATAAACAAACATATGTAACATTAAGAAACATAAAACATATTCTTGAAAAATCTAAATATCAAGTAAAAAATATCGTCAAAATAACAATTTTTACTACTGATTTAAATAAAATTCAGACAATTAATAAGATATATGAAAATTTTTTTTTAAAAAATAAATCTTCTTTCCCCTCAAGATCTTGTATCGAAGTGAAAGCATTACCAAAAAATGTCAAGATCGAAATAGAAGCTATGGCATATAGATGA
- a CDS encoding DEAD/DEAH box helicase, which translates to MTHTEKKFSFLGLNPFIIQSLNEMGYVKPSPIQAACIPLLLQGKDVLGMAQTGSGKTAAFSLPLLHNLKINLKAPQILVLAPTRELAVQVAEAFSIFSKYIVGVNVLPLYGGQRYELQLRALKQGPQIVVGTPGRLLDHLKRGTLNLSNLHSLVLDEADEMLRMGFIEDVETIMSKIPKEHQTALFSATMPEVIRRISKRFMKDPKEIRIKSNITTRPDIKQSYWMVYGKKTDALIRFLEVEEFSATIIFVKTKNATLEVSEALERHGYNSAALNGDMNQALREQTLERLKNGRLDILIATDVAARGLDVDRISFVINYDIPMDSESYVHRIGRTGRAGRAGRALLFVENRERRLLRNIERTINQSIPEVQLPRIELLCEKRLQQFSKKVQQQLESKDLNEYVSLLDKLYCSDDLDIKTLAAALLKMAQGGRPLIIKKDLLKRPTKENLYKNNYRQEENRNNRYRRDRKEMKNVDLYRIEIGRNDGIEVRHIVGAIANESNINSRNIGNIKLFSSYSIVELPLGLSKELLQNLMKTRILNKPINIKLLRNFKYHQNKSYNRSILNKDLNANRRFDENRSTKSHSAKKEIRLSSFRRKNI; encoded by the coding sequence ATGACTCATACTGAAAAAAAATTTTCTTTTCTTGGTTTAAATCCTTTTATTATTCAATCTTTAAATGAAATGGGATATGTTAAACCATCTCCTATTCAAGCAGCTTGTATTCCTTTGCTTTTGCAAGGTAAAGATGTATTAGGTATGGCGCAAACTGGGAGCGGAAAAACAGCTGCTTTTTCATTGCCATTATTACATAATTTAAAAATCAATTTAAAAGCACCACAAATTTTAGTTTTAGCTCCTACAAGAGAGCTTGCTGTACAAGTTGCTGAAGCTTTTTCTATTTTTTCTAAATATATAGTAGGAGTAAATGTATTACCTTTATACGGAGGTCAACGATACGAATTGCAATTACGGGCATTAAAACAAGGCCCACAAATTGTTGTAGGAACTCCAGGTAGATTACTAGATCATTTAAAAAGAGGAACTCTTAATCTTTCTAATTTACATAGCTTAGTTTTAGATGAAGCAGACGAAATGTTAAGAATGGGTTTTATAGAAGATGTAGAAACAATTATGTCGAAAATACCAAAAGAACATCAAACTGCTTTATTCTCAGCAACTATGCCAGAAGTGATACGACGTATTTCTAAAAGATTCATGAAAGACCCTAAGGAAATAAGAATTAAATCTAACATAACAACACGCCCTGATATTAAACAAAGTTATTGGATGGTATATGGTAAAAAAACAGATGCCTTAATTCGTTTTTTAGAAGTAGAAGAATTTTCAGCTACAATTATTTTTGTCAAAACAAAAAATGCTACCTTAGAAGTTTCTGAGGCTTTAGAGCGACATGGATATAATAGTGCAGCGTTAAATGGAGATATGAATCAAGCATTACGAGAGCAAACTTTAGAACGCTTAAAAAATGGTAGATTAGATATTTTAATTGCAACAGATGTTGCAGCTCGTGGTTTAGATGTTGATCGAATTAGTTTTGTTATTAATTATGATATTCCTATGGACTCCGAATCTTATGTTCATCGTATTGGACGTACAGGACGAGCAGGACGAGCAGGACGAGCACTATTATTTGTTGAAAATCGTGAGCGTAGATTGCTGCGTAATATTGAACGAACAATTAATCAATCTATTCCAGAAGTGCAATTACCAAGAATTGAATTATTATGCGAAAAACGTCTTCAACAATTTTCAAAAAAAGTGCAACAACAACTTGAAAGCAAAGATTTAAATGAGTATGTGTCTTTATTAGATAAGTTGTATTGTTCTGATGATCTAGATATTAAAACTCTCGCAGCAGCTTTATTAAAAATGGCTCAAGGAGGCCGTCCTTTAATTATTAAAAAAGATCTATTAAAACGTCCTACTAAAGAAAATTTATACAAAAATAATTATAGACAAGAAGAAAATAGAAATAATCGGTATCGTCGTGATCGAAAAGAGATGAAGAATGTGGATTTATATCGTATCGAAATTGGTCGTAATGATGGAATTGAAGTGCGTCATATAGTTGGAGCTATTGCTAATGAAAGCAATATAAATAGTCGTAATATTGGTAATATAAAATTATTTTCTTCATATTCTATTGTTGAATTACCCTTAGGTTTATCTAAAGAATTATTACAGAACTTAATGAAAACCAGAATTTTAAATAAGCCAATAAATATAAAATTGCTTCGAAATTTTAAATATCATCAAAATAAATCATATAATCGATCTATTTTGAATAAAGATTTAAATGCTAATCGTAGATTTGATGAAAATCGTTCAACTAAATCTCATTCTGCTAAAAAAGAAATCAGATTATCTTCATTCCGTCGTAAAAATATTTAA
- the pnp gene encoding polyribonucleotide nucleotidyltransferase translates to MLNPIVRKFQYGQHIITLETGIMARQATSAVMASMDDTAVFVTVVGDKTVHPGQKFFPLTVNYQERTYAVGRIPGGFFRREGRPSESEILTARLIDRPIRPLFPKGFFNEIQIIATVVSVNPQINPDIISIIGASAALSLSGIPFYGPVGAARVGLIDNQYILNPTTEDMKSSSLDLVISGTQNAVLMVEAESKILSEEKVLGAIIFGHQQQQVVINNIRSLSNEARKLPWAISYPEINTVLESKLITLVGKDISNAYLIFNKQERHEKLNFLKDNIVKLLFNENLNIDISEIDEIFQKIEKNVVRKRILNNEYRIDGREKDMIRALDVRTGILPRTHGSALFTRGETQSLVSVTLGTSRDAQNLDELLGDKTDNFLFHYNFPPYSVGEIGIVGSPKRREIGHGRLAKRSLLAVMPNIDEFPYTIRIVSEITESNGSSSMASVCGASLALMDAGVPIKSAVAGISMGLVKEGDNYVLLSDILGDEDHLGDMDFKVSGTKEGITALQMDIKIEGITNEIMHIALSKAKSARLHILNVMQQALSKPRKEISEFAPRIHTIKINPEKIKDVIGKGGSVIRMLTEETGTIIEIEDDGTVKISATIGEKAKHAIRRIEEITAEIEVGRIYSGKVTRIVDFGAFITIGFGKEGLVHISQISNKRVEKVSDHLKLDQIIPVKVLEIDRQGRLRLSIKEVKDSIISNKSINNIFI, encoded by the coding sequence TTGCTGAATCCCATTGTACGAAAATTCCAATATGGTCAACATATAATTACATTAGAAACAGGGATAATGGCTCGACAAGCAACATCTGCTGTAATGGCAAGTATGGATGATACCGCTGTTTTTGTTACTGTTGTTGGGGATAAAACAGTTCATCCTGGGCAAAAATTTTTCCCTCTTACAGTCAATTATCAAGAAAGAACATATGCTGTTGGTCGGATACCTGGAGGTTTTTTTAGAAGAGAAGGTCGTCCTAGTGAAAGTGAAATATTAACTGCTCGATTAATTGATAGACCAATTCGACCTTTATTTCCTAAAGGATTTTTTAATGAAATCCAAATCATTGCTACAGTAGTATCAGTTAATCCACAAATCAATCCTGATATAATTTCTATTATTGGTGCTTCAGCAGCCCTCAGTTTATCTGGAATTCCATTTTACGGTCCAGTAGGAGCTGCTAGAGTCGGTTTAATTGATAATCAATATATATTAAACCCAACAACTGAAGACATGAAATCTAGTTCTTTAGATTTAGTTATATCAGGAACTCAAAACGCTGTTTTAATGGTAGAAGCAGAATCAAAAATATTAAGCGAAGAAAAAGTACTTGGAGCAATTATTTTTGGTCATCAACAACAACAAGTAGTTATTAATAATATTCGTTCTTTATCAAATGAAGCTAGAAAGTTACCTTGGGCTATATCTTATCCTGAAATCAATACTGTATTAGAATCTAAACTTATAACTTTAGTTGGAAAAGATATAAGTAATGCTTATTTAATCTTTAATAAACAAGAAAGACATGAAAAATTAAATTTTCTTAAAGATAACATAGTAAAATTACTTTTTAATGAAAACTTAAATATAGATATAAGTGAAATTGATGAAATTTTTCAGAAAATTGAAAAAAATGTCGTAAGAAAACGTATTTTAAATAATGAATATCGTATTGATGGTCGAGAAAAGGATATGATCCGAGCATTAGATGTTAGAACAGGTATTTTACCTCGTACACATGGTTCTGCTTTGTTTACTCGTGGTGAAACACAATCTTTAGTTTCTGTTACTTTAGGAACATCTCGAGATGCACAAAATTTAGATGAGTTATTAGGTGATAAAACAGATAATTTTTTGTTTCATTACAATTTTCCACCTTATTCTGTAGGGGAAATAGGTATAGTAGGATCGCCCAAAAGAAGAGAAATTGGACACGGTCGTTTAGCTAAAAGAAGTCTATTAGCAGTCATGCCGAACATTGATGAATTTCCATATACTATTAGAATAGTATCTGAAATAACTGAATCAAATGGTTCATCTTCTATGGCTTCTGTTTGCGGTGCATCACTAGCTTTAATGGATGCTGGAGTTCCAATAAAATCTGCTGTAGCTGGAATATCTATGGGCTTGGTAAAAGAAGGTGATAATTATGTATTACTTTCAGATATTTTAGGTGATGAAGATCATTTAGGAGATATGGATTTTAAAGTTTCTGGAACTAAAGAAGGCATTACAGCTTTGCAAATGGATATAAAAATAGAAGGAATAACTAATGAAATTATGCATATTGCTTTAAGTAAAGCTAAATCTGCTAGACTGCATATTTTAAATGTTATGCAGCAAGCACTAAGTAAACCTAGAAAAGAAATTTCTGAATTTGCACCAAGAATTCATACAATCAAAATTAATCCCGAAAAAATTAAAGATGTCATAGGAAAAGGAGGATCTGTAATTAGAATGTTAACAGAGGAAACAGGAACTATAATTGAAATTGAAGATGATGGAACGGTAAAAATATCTGCTACAATTGGAGAAAAAGCAAAGCATGCTATTCGCAGAATTGAAGAGATTACAGCCGAAATTGAAGTTGGGCGTATTTATTCTGGAAAAGTAACTCGTATTGTTGATTTTGGAGCGTTCATTACAATAGGTTTTGGAAAAGAAGGATTAGTACATATTTCACAAATTTCTAATAAAAGAGTAGAAAAAGTTTCAGATCATTTAAAATTAGATCAAATTATACCTGTAAAGGTATTAGAAATTGATAGGCAAGGACGTTTAAGGTTAAGCATTAAAGAAGTAAAAGATTCTATTATATCTAATAAATCTATAAATAATATTTTTATCTGA
- the rpsO gene encoding 30S ribosomal protein S15: protein MSINTVNIKENILKYGKNNKDSGKTEVQIALLTHQINHLQLHFSQHKKDHSSRRGLLNMVSKRRKLLNYLKKKNMSNYSKLIENLNLRR from the coding sequence ATGTCTATTAATACAGTAAATATAAAAGAAAATATTTTAAAATACGGAAAAAATAATAAAGACAGCGGAAAAACTGAAGTTCAAATTGCATTATTAACACATCAAATTAATCATTTACAATTACATTTTTCTCAACATAAAAAAGATCATTCTAGTCGAAGAGGCTTGTTAAATATGGTTTCAAAACGTCGTAAGCTATTAAATTATTTAAAGAAAAAAAATATGTCTAATTATAGTAAATTAATTGAAAATTTAAATTTAAGACGGTAA
- the truB gene encoding tRNA pseudouridine(55) synthase TruB, with amino-acid sequence MFFCKKRNINGFLLIDKPIGISSNNALQQVKNIFNAKKAGYIGTLDPLASGILPVCFGESTKFAYYLNDIDKRYNVIAKLGEKTSTFDSDGIITKKRIISFTNLELNNALKELTGAINQIPSMYSAIKYNGIPLYKYARQGLNVIRNTRQVQIYKLSLVEKKNNLIELNVHCSKGTYIRTLIDDLGEKLGCGAHVVSLRRTAIGLFSCTQLVTIPDLTELLHKENINTLDNLLMPIDTPISFLPKVYLSQKQSYNFKLGQQIDFKSNIKNSLVRVLEQEEQVFIGLGKIYIEAKLIPHRLISLSTN; translated from the coding sequence ATGTTTTTTTGTAAAAAACGTAATATTAATGGTTTTTTATTAATTGATAAACCTATAGGAATATCCTCTAATAATGCTTTACAGCAAGTAAAAAATATTTTTAATGCTAAAAAAGCAGGTTATATCGGTACTTTAGATCCATTAGCTTCAGGAATATTACCAGTTTGTTTTGGAGAGAGCACAAAATTTGCTTATTATTTAAATGATATTGATAAGCGATATAATGTTATTGCGAAATTAGGCGAAAAAACATCTACATTTGATTCTGATGGAATTATTACAAAAAAAAGAATAATTTCCTTTACAAATCTCGAACTAAATAATGCTTTAAAAGAATTAACTGGCGCAATAAATCAAATACCTTCAATGTATTCAGCAATTAAGTATAATGGCATTCCATTATATAAATATGCGAGACAGGGATTAAATGTTATACGTAATACAAGGCAAGTTCAAATATATAAATTAAGTCTTGTTGAGAAAAAAAATAATTTAATTGAATTAAACGTACATTGTTCTAAAGGAACATATATTAGAACGCTTATTGATGATTTAGGTGAAAAATTAGGTTGTGGAGCACATGTTGTTTCATTGCGTCGTACAGCAATAGGGTTATTTTCCTGTACTCAATTAGTTACAATACCTGATTTAACGGAATTGTTACATAAAGAAAATATAAATACATTAGATAATTTATTAATGCCTATTGATACTCCTATTAGTTTTTTACCCAAAGTATATTTATCCCAAAAACAATCTTACAATTTTAAATTAGGACAACAGATTGATTTTAAATCTAATATAAAAAATAGTTTAGTGCGAGTTTTAGAACAAGAAGAACAAGTTTTTATTGGATTAGGAAAAATTTATATTGAAGCAAAATTAATTCCGCACCGATTGATCTCTCTATCTACTAATTAA